Proteins from one Burkholderia oklahomensis C6786 genomic window:
- the waaF gene encoding lipopolysaccharide heptosyltransferase II, protein MRRALVIAPNWIGDALMAQPLFALLKKLHPRIVIDAVAPTWVAPALERMPEIHDVHATDLAHGKLQMLRRWQLASDLRELGYDAAYVLPNSLKSALIPWLAGIPLRIGYTGEHRYALLNVRHANPSKARDERAPMVQHYATLAYAPGAKLPESFKTLPPPRLEADLNETARVSARFNLDTRKPLVVFCPGAEYGPAKRWPPEHFAALAQSVSQSFPYTQIVALGSPKDAAAAQAIAERAPNVRNLCGQTSLTEACALIARANAVVTNDSGLMHVAAALRRPLVALYGSTDPRHTPPLSDLAKVQWLHLECSPCFERECPLGHLKCLRELSPEQVFGDLRGMLVGQR, encoded by the coding sequence ATGCGTCGCGCGTTGGTTATCGCACCGAACTGGATCGGTGACGCATTGATGGCGCAGCCGCTTTTCGCGCTGCTGAAGAAACTGCATCCCCGCATCGTCATCGACGCCGTGGCCCCGACGTGGGTCGCGCCCGCGCTCGAGCGAATGCCCGAGATTCACGATGTTCACGCGACCGACCTCGCGCACGGCAAGCTGCAGATGCTGCGCCGCTGGCAGCTCGCGAGCGATCTGCGCGAGCTCGGCTACGACGCCGCGTACGTGCTGCCGAACTCGCTGAAGTCCGCGCTGATCCCGTGGCTCGCCGGCATTCCGCTGAGGATCGGCTACACGGGCGAGCATCGCTACGCGCTCCTCAACGTGCGCCACGCGAATCCGAGCAAGGCGCGCGACGAGCGAGCGCCGATGGTCCAACATTACGCGACGCTTGCATACGCGCCCGGCGCGAAGCTGCCCGAGTCGTTCAAGACGCTGCCGCCGCCGCGGCTCGAAGCGGACCTGAACGAGACGGCGCGCGTGTCCGCGCGCTTCAACCTCGATACGCGCAAGCCGCTCGTCGTGTTCTGCCCGGGCGCCGAGTACGGCCCGGCGAAGCGCTGGCCGCCCGAGCACTTCGCGGCGCTCGCGCAGAGCGTGAGTCAGTCTTTTCCCTATACGCAGATCGTCGCGCTCGGCTCGCCGAAGGACGCGGCGGCCGCACAGGCGATCGCCGAGCGCGCGCCGAACGTGCGCAACCTCTGCGGCCAGACTTCGCTCACCGAGGCGTGCGCGCTGATCGCGCGCGCGAACGCGGTCGTCACGAACGATTCCGGGCTGATGCACGTCGCGGCGGCGCTGCGCCGGCCGCTCGTCGCGCTCTACGGGTCGACGGATCCGCGTCATACCCCGCCGCTGTCGGACCTGGCAAAGGTACAATGGCTGCATCTCGAATGCAGTCCCTGCTTCGAACGCGAATGCCCGCTCGGCCACCTGAAGTGCCTGCGCGAGCTGAGCCCGGAGCAGGTGTTCGGCGATTTGCGCGGGATGCTCGTCGGACAGCGCTGA
- a CDS encoding zinc-finger domain-containing protein codes for MSEIKEMPLIELTAKDLPAYCPNPAMPRWSAHPRVFIDVSHGEARCPYCGTRYKLREGEIVRGHH; via the coding sequence ATGAGTGAAATCAAGGAAATGCCGCTCATCGAACTGACGGCCAAGGATCTGCCCGCTTACTGCCCGAACCCCGCGATGCCGCGCTGGAGCGCGCATCCGCGCGTGTTCATCGACGTCTCGCACGGCGAAGCGCGCTGCCCGTACTGCGGCACGCGCTACAAGCTGCGCGAAGGCGAAATCGTCCGCGGCCATCATTGA
- a CDS encoding nuclear transport factor 2 family protein, producing the protein MPRFARLFEAAADTLNAYYQAVADANLDALMVLWIDEDFASCIWADGAHLHGLEQIRSGFAQRLSTQPVTIEPLDIRVYDSLGTVVYTVAEAHQQADLTAEPQMVFTTYVMIHERGEWRIAHIHASPIPEQTATQFAAKIRHAQGPLH; encoded by the coding sequence ATGCCACGTTTTGCCCGCCTCTTCGAAGCCGCCGCCGATACGCTGAACGCGTACTATCAGGCAGTCGCCGACGCCAACCTCGACGCGCTGATGGTCCTCTGGATCGACGAGGATTTCGCCAGCTGCATCTGGGCAGACGGCGCGCATCTGCACGGCCTCGAGCAGATCAGGAGCGGGTTCGCGCAACGGCTGTCGACCCAGCCCGTCACGATCGAGCCGCTCGACATCCGCGTCTACGACAGCCTCGGCACCGTCGTCTACACGGTCGCGGAGGCGCACCAGCAGGCCGATCTCACGGCCGAGCCGCAGATGGTGTTCACGACCTACGTGATGATCCACGAGCGCGGCGAATGGCGGATCGCCCACATCCACGCGAGCCCGATCCCCGAGCAGACGGCGACTCAGTTCGCCGCGAAGATCCGCCACGCTCAGGGGCCGCTCCACTAA